A single window of Leptospiraceae bacterium DNA harbors:
- a CDS encoding alpha-amylase: MNHNNFNQLFIYQLNTRIFCIEKGVTILKAPESFFTTPEIITADAVWLMGVWLPSQASVKICKEHEGLGHEFRKTLPDLVDSDLIGSPYAIYDYKPNPLIAEHILELKQFRYKLNAIGKKLILDFVPNHVAVDSPLVEQYPDLFLYKKEENATVCKNSFLHKNGRIYYYGRDPYYDGWTDTVQWDFSHPKTLLVHKKILLEISDACDGLRCDMAMLPLQDVFEKTHGIRALSYWKELIETIKEGRPDFLFIAEVYWNREYDLQQLGFDYTYDKTLYDRLKNRDAEGTRLHLEADLEYQNHSLRFLENHDEERAATVFGELANSNFALLSFLHGCVLFHQGQREGKKIKIPVQLGRKPHEERDDVTENFYDRAFYRIHKRKYKKLSLELFELKAYGENYPLKDCIVRAVINEDNQCIEILIFNSYQNEIIGALHLPETLRQMLINSPLEELTLKDTISGESYAREKEVLLRGMFIRLDAGRAHWFTINLR; encoded by the coding sequence ATGAATCATAATAACTTTAATCAACTTTTTATTTATCAATTAAATACAAGAATTTTTTGTATAGAGAAGGGTGTAACCATACTAAAGGCACCTGAAAGTTTCTTTACAACTCCTGAGATTATAACGGCAGATGCAGTTTGGCTCATGGGTGTCTGGCTTCCATCACAAGCTTCTGTAAAAATATGCAAAGAACACGAGGGATTAGGACATGAATTTCGTAAAACTCTGCCTGATTTGGTGGATTCAGATTTAATTGGATCACCTTATGCTATTTACGATTACAAACCAAACCCACTGATAGCAGAGCATATTTTAGAATTAAAACAATTTAGATACAAGCTAAATGCAATTGGTAAGAAGTTGATTTTAGATTTTGTTCCCAACCATGTCGCGGTTGACTCACCGTTAGTCGAACAGTATCCAGATTTATTTCTCTATAAAAAAGAAGAGAACGCAACTGTTTGTAAAAATTCTTTTTTACATAAGAACGGAAGAATTTATTATTATGGAAGAGACCCATACTATGATGGATGGACCGATACAGTTCAATGGGATTTTTCTCATCCCAAAACACTTTTAGTTCACAAAAAAATTCTATTAGAAATTTCAGATGCCTGTGATGGTCTTAGATGCGATATGGCAATGCTTCCACTCCAGGATGTATTTGAAAAAACACACGGCATACGCGCATTATCCTACTGGAAAGAATTAATTGAGACAATTAAAGAAGGTAGACCTGATTTCTTATTTATAGCGGAAGTCTATTGGAATAGAGAATACGATTTACAACAATTGGGATTTGATTATACCTATGACAAGACTTTATACGATAGATTAAAAAATCGAGATGCAGAAGGAACGAGACTCCACCTTGAAGCTGATTTAGAATACCAAAATCATTCTTTAAGGTTTTTAGAAAATCATGATGAAGAAAGAGCGGCTACTGTGTTTGGTGAATTGGCTAATTCTAATTTTGCGCTACTTTCTTTTTTACATGGATGCGTTTTATTTCATCAAGGACAAAGAGAAGGAAAGAAAATAAAAATTCCAGTTCAACTGGGAAGAAAACCACACGAAGAAAGAGATGATGTAACGGAAAACTTCTACGATAGAGCATTTTACAGAATTCACAAAAGAAAATATAAGAAACTTTCTTTAGAATTATTCGAGCTAAAAGCATACGGGGAAAATTATCCTCTCAAGGATTGCATTGTCCGTGCGGTAATCAATGAAGACAATCAGTGCATTGAAATCCTAATTTTTAATTCTTATCAAAATGAAATTATCGGGGCACTTCATCTACCGGAGACTTTAAGGCAAATGCTTATTAACTCCCCACTAGAAGAGCTTACTTTAAAAGATACAATCTCCGGAGAATCATATGCAAGAGAAAAAGAAGTTCTTTTACGGGGAATGTTTATAAGACTAGATGCCGGAAGAGCTCATTGGTTTACAATCAATTTGCGCTAG
- a CDS encoding HEPN domain-containing protein produces MSERIDLARSWFQVANEDILTADQLMQYEDPVLRSVCFHCQQAVEKYIKGLIIYLDGDFSYTHDISRLLDELRKYEKDLSLEDLEPDQLTSYAVEARYPEPENSLSIERAREAVSIAHQVRNRILEKLNI; encoded by the coding sequence ATGAGCGAAAGAATTGATTTAGCCAGGTCTTGGTTTCAAGTGGCTAACGAGGATATACTTACGGCAGATCAATTAATGCAGTATGAAGATCCTGTTTTGCGCTCAGTCTGTTTCCATTGTCAGCAAGCTGTTGAGAAGTATATTAAAGGACTAATTATTTATCTAGATGGAGATTTTTCGTATACACATGATATTTCTCGACTCCTCGATGAATTGAGAAAATACGAAAAAGACCTAAGCCTTGAAGATTTAGAGCCAGACCAGCTGACTTCGTATGCGGTAGAAGCACGTTACCCTGAACCTGAAAATAGCCTTAGCATTGAGCGAGCACGAGAAGCAGTTTCCATTGCTCACCAAGTAAGAAATCGAATATTAGAAAAATTGAATATATAG
- a CDS encoding nucleotidyltransferase domain-containing protein: MNEPFEYINTITKAIVERVNPEKVILFGSYAYGTPSKESDIDILVILKDSSLPRYKRSGDLYTMLKDYSSYPKDLVVYTEDEVKKWANVRQAFITSVIKKGKLLYERKN, encoded by the coding sequence ATGAATGAACCCTTTGAATATATCAATACTATAACTAAAGCCATTGTAGAAAGGGTGAATCCTGAAAAGGTAATTTTATTTGGCTCGTATGCTTACGGGACTCCGAGTAAGGAAAGTGATATTGATATTCTTGTGATATTGAAAGATTCTTCTTTGCCGAGATACAAGAGATCAGGTGATTTATATACAATGCTAAAGGATTATTCCTCTTATCCGAAGGATTTGGTTGTGTATACAGAAGACGAAGTTAAGAAATGGGCAAATGTAAGGCAGGCATTTATTACCTCAGTAATAAAAAAAGGAAAATTACTATATGAGCGAAAGAATTGA
- a CDS encoding Uma2 family endonuclease gives MNEAGKILSALSKTCSLFRIDSVSFKVKYRVMLAEILEDPLTKDSILLLTVEQYHYLGEVGLIPEKTELLEGVIITKMPKSPVHRFIVIKLYKILSKLINENFVIQKEDPLTFIHSEPEPDISIIPASPDEYKTSHPTSAEFVIEVAVSSLRIDRLKLEIYAEAKIPEYWIVNVTTKSIEVYKNPEGRDYKEKGVYSVEDILSFPAFLNGEIQIKDLFE, from the coding sequence ATGAATGAAGCGGGTAAAATTTTATCCGCTTTAAGCAAGACTTGTTCTCTTTTTCGAATTGACAGTGTTTCATTTAAGGTAAAATATAGAGTCATGTTAGCAGAAATTCTAGAAGACCCTCTTACTAAAGACTCAATACTTCTTCTGACTGTGGAACAGTATCATTATTTGGGAGAAGTGGGATTAATTCCTGAAAAGACTGAATTACTCGAAGGAGTTATAATTACGAAGATGCCAAAATCTCCTGTCCATAGATTCATAGTAATCAAACTTTATAAAATTCTATCCAAATTAATTAATGAAAATTTCGTTATTCAAAAAGAAGATCCGCTCACTTTTATTCATTCTGAACCGGAGCCGGATATTTCCATTATTCCAGCAAGTCCCGACGAATATAAAACATCTCATCCGACAAGTGCCGAATTTGTAATAGAAGTTGCAGTATCCAGTCTCCGCATAGACAGGCTAAAACTAGAAATATATGCGGAAGCAAAAATTCCAGAATACTGGATTGTAAACGTAACAACAAAATCTATCGAAGTCTATAAAAATCCAGAAGGCAGAGACTACAAAGAAAAAGGAGTCTATTCCGTTGAGGATATTCTTTCTTTTCCTGCCTTTCTAAACGGTGAAATACAAATTAAAGATTTATTTGAATAG
- a CDS encoding PAS domain S-box protein: MNKKKIIVLLCLLLLGCVLLYGGYLLSADKIGKLTTGYYFDDQALTRSQIAAAFTAMLFELGLIAALLHNLRERKKITLELKQERDLLELRVEERTVELKDSEIFISSVLDSLTSHIAVLDNEGIIISVNHAWRQFAVENGLPEHKQYNLGQSYFEACQKSYDGAHLDEAITVQNGIMAVLAGTRDEFHFEYSCHAPNVERWFFMRVFPLKYGGKKGVVVSHENITERKQLEKQLRESKDFFETLTTITPIGIYQTDAEGKCIFANQKCCDITGLTQQQLLNDGWSAAIFPDDKEKVYQEWYAAIQQQRQFNLESRFQQSNGQIIWGYGVSQAIHDEQGNIRGYIGTIVDITERKQAEQRLQEITARFEGFAKASRYGFGMADLQGNITYANHALADLLGEKTPENCLGKNFISNYYSPAIQEKLKTQVLPALLETGHWHGELELLTVDGRMIPTEESYAVIYDGVGKPAYLTDVLTDITERKQAELKQQALIHRNQVLMDNAIEGIHILDAKGHVLQANKAFFRLLGYLEEEALKLHVSDWDVEFTENEIQTTIKQLLTGQAVFETQHRRKDGSVIDVEISAVGVTLDGQPCIYASSKDITERKQAENQLIERERMLQALFDNAAIGISQVALDGRYLQVNQEYCRLLGYSKEEFLTRSFQNITYPDDAAVDMAHVKRLLAGIENRYSVEKRYIHRDGHWVWAILSVQLLRDEKGQPLFFVSAIQDISKRKQIETELEHAKQAAEHANQAKSEFLANMSHEIRTPMNAILGFSDILSELITDNSQRHYLKAIQSSGKTLLQLINDILDLSKIEAGKLELHYEEGSLHSIFNDIQLVFSQKIAEKGLHFSTAISEQIPLKLLIDEIRIRQILLNLLSNAVKFTKQGNIAVTAVGHVLADSDYADLTISVTDTGIGIPSDQIDVIFESFTQQKNQSATFGGTGLGLTITQRLVEMMGGKISVTSQLGQGSCFTIHLPKVEICQTFQPQTLTTTSAVQIKPFQPATLLLVDDVESNRLLIKACLKPYPELQIVEAETGTQALALIEAQQFDLIFMDRRLPDMVGDSICEKIRAMPDKSAIPIIMITASAIALPEDQHSPFYNIQLNKPISKADLLAAMQTLLPLDNNIETTIAQLATQTIDTIAPEVVAENLPQLIKLLNSVYSPKIASFINSAGLQISELAELANELLEIAGQYHCQTLANWASDLKNQALLFDLENLPKTLRGFQELMRQLKSNPILL; this comes from the coding sequence ATGAATAAGAAAAAAATAATAGTTTTACTCTGTCTTTTGCTATTAGGTTGCGTACTTCTTTATGGGGGTTATCTGCTGTCAGCGGACAAAATCGGCAAACTTACGACGGGTTATTATTTTGATGATCAAGCACTCACACGCTCGCAAATTGCCGCTGCATTTACGGCCATGTTATTTGAACTGGGTTTGATTGCTGCGCTATTACACAATTTGCGTGAACGAAAAAAAATAACGTTAGAATTGAAGCAAGAGCGGGATTTATTAGAACTGCGGGTTGAAGAACGCACAGTTGAATTAAAAGATAGTGAAATATTTATCAGCAGTGTGTTGGATTCATTAACCTCGCACATTGCAGTATTGGATAACGAAGGGATTATTATCTCGGTTAATCATGCCTGGCGACAATTTGCTGTCGAAAACGGCTTACCAGAACACAAACAGTATAATTTAGGGCAAAGTTACTTTGAAGCCTGCCAAAAGTCTTATGACGGAGCCCATTTAGACGAAGCCATTACCGTACAAAACGGGATTATGGCGGTATTGGCAGGAACACGCGATGAGTTTCATTTTGAATATTCTTGTCACGCGCCTAATGTAGAACGCTGGTTTTTTATGCGCGTGTTTCCTTTGAAATATGGTGGTAAAAAAGGCGTGGTGGTTAGCCATGAAAACATTACCGAACGCAAACAGTTAGAAAAACAACTGAGAGAAAGTAAAGATTTCTTTGAAACCTTAACGACAATCACGCCGATAGGCATTTATCAAACCGATGCAGAAGGCAAATGTATTTTTGCCAATCAAAAATGCTGTGACATCACCGGTTTAACACAACAGCAATTGTTAAATGACGGATGGAGTGCAGCGATTTTTCCTGACGACAAAGAAAAAGTTTATCAAGAATGGTATGCCGCTATTCAGCAGCAACGCCAGTTTAATCTTGAATCCCGTTTTCAACAATCTAACGGACAGATTATTTGGGGCTATGGAGTTAGCCAAGCGATTCACGATGAGCAAGGCAACATTCGTGGTTATATCGGCACGATTGTTGATATTACCGAACGCAAACAAGCCGAACAACGCTTGCAGGAAATTACCGCCCGTTTTGAAGGATTTGCCAAAGCCTCACGATACGGTTTTGGCATGGCGGATTTGCAAGGCAACATTACTTATGCCAATCACGCTTTAGCTGACTTATTGGGTGAAAAAACGCCTGAAAACTGCTTGGGCAAAAATTTTATCAGTAATTATTATTCGCCTGCCATTCAGGAAAAGTTAAAAACGCAAGTCTTGCCAGCTTTATTGGAAACCGGTCATTGGCACGGTGAGTTAGAACTTTTAACCGTAGACGGCAGAATGATTCCAACGGAGGAAAGTTATGCCGTTATTTATGATGGGGTGGGCAAACCTGCTTATTTAACGGATGTTTTAACGGATATTACCGAACGCAAACAAGCCGAATTAAAACAACAAGCCTTAATACACCGTAATCAGGTATTAATGGATAATGCCATTGAGGGGATTCACATACTGGATGCTAAAGGTCATGTTCTGCAAGCCAATAAAGCGTTTTTCCGTTTGTTGGGTTATTTAGAGGAAGAGGCATTAAAGCTACATGTGAGTGATTGGGATGTCGAATTCACAGAGAATGAAATTCAAACGACAATTAAGCAATTATTGACTGGACAAGCTGTTTTTGAAACCCAGCACCGCCGCAAAGACGGCAGTGTGATTGATGTAGAAATCAGTGCTGTCGGCGTTACCTTAGACGGTCAACCCTGTATTTATGCGTCTTCTAAAGATATTACCGAGCGTAAACAAGCAGAAAACCAATTAATCGAAAGAGAAAGGATGTTACAAGCCTTGTTTGACAATGCGGCGATTGGTATTTCGCAAGTCGCATTGGATGGACGCTATTTACAAGTCAATCAGGAGTATTGCCGTTTATTAGGTTACAGCAAAGAAGAGTTTTTAACGCGAAGTTTTCAAAATATCACCTATCCCGACGATGCCGCCGTTGATATGGCGCATGTTAAAAGGTTATTAGCCGGTATTGAAAACCGTTATAGCGTAGAAAAACGTTATATACATAGAGACGGGCATTGGGTTTGGGCGATTTTATCGGTGCAATTGCTTAGAGATGAAAAAGGGCAACCACTTTTTTTTGTCAGTGCTATTCAAGATATTTCTAAACGTAAACAAATCGAAACCGAGCTTGAGCATGCAAAACAAGCCGCAGAACATGCCAATCAAGCCAAATCCGAATTTTTAGCCAACATGAGCCACGAAATCCGCACTCCTATGAACGCGATATTAGGATTTAGTGACATTCTTTCTGAATTAATCACCGATAACAGCCAACGTCACTATCTCAAAGCCATTCAAAGCAGCGGCAAAACCTTGTTGCAACTGATTAACGATATTCTGGATTTGTCCAAAATCGAAGCCGGAAAATTAGAGCTACATTATGAAGAAGGCTCACTTCACAGCATCTTTAATGATATTCAATTGGTATTCAGTCAAAAAATCGCTGAGAAAGGTTTGCATTTTAGTACCGCAATCAGTGAACAAATTCCGTTGAAATTATTAATTGATGAAATTCGGATTCGGCAAATTTTGCTCAATTTACTGAGCAATGCAGTGAAGTTTACTAAACAAGGTAACATTGCAGTTACAGCGGTAGGACATGTATTAGCAGACTCTGATTATGCTGATTTGACTATCAGCGTGACGGATACTGGCATAGGTATTCCGTCCGATCAAATTGATGTTATTTTCGAATCCTTTACCCAGCAAAAAAATCAAAGTGCTACCTTTGGCGGCACAGGATTAGGACTAACCATTACTCAACGGTTAGTCGAAATGATGGGGGGTAAAATTTCCGTCACCAGTCAATTAGGGCAAGGCAGTTGTTTTACTATTCATTTACCGAAAGTAGAAATTTGCCAAACATTTCAACCTCAAACATTAACCACTACTTCAGCAGTTCAAATTAAACCCTTTCAACCCGCTACGCTTCTATTGGTAGACGACGTTGAATCTAATCGGCTATTAATTAAAGCGTGTTTAAAGCCCTATCCTGAACTGCAAATTGTTGAAGCAGAAACTGGAACACAAGCATTAGCTTTAATTGAGGCACAACAGTTTGACTTGATTTTTATGGACAGACGTTTGCCAGATATGGTGGGTGATAGCATTTGTGAAAAAATCAGAGCCATGCCAGACAAGTCTGCTATTCCTATTATTATGATTACCGCTTCTGCAATCGCATTGCCAGAGGATCAGCACAGTCCTTTTTATAATATCCAATTGAATAAACCAATTTCTAAAGCAGATTTACTGGCAGCGATGCAAACTTTATTGCCGTTGGATAACAATATAGAAACAACTATTGCGCAACTGGCAACACAAACAATTGATACAATTGCACCAGAAGTTGTCGCTGAAAATCTGCCACAGTTAATTAAATTATTAAACTCGGTTTATAGCCCGAAAATAGCCAGTTTTATTAATTCAGCTGGTTTACAAATATCTGAGCTTGCCGAGTTAGCGAATGAATTATTGGAAATTGCTGGGCAATATCATTGTCAAACTTTGGCTAATTGGGCGAGTGATTTAAAAAATCAGGCTCTATTGTTTGATTTAGAAAATTTACCGAAAACTTTAAGGGGTTTTCAAGAATTAATGAGGCAATTAAAAAGCAACCCGATTTTACTTTAA
- a CDS encoding type II toxin-antitoxin system MqsR family toxin, translating to MMKPYHPLGEVKRLIQEGNYDITTRASMEGAFDFGLDDRGMISVILSLEDSDFEKTLEGKKKKGLMQDVYKKDVDGKDAYIKLQILMNLTVVISFHEYT from the coding sequence ATGATGAAACCATATCATCCGCTAGGAGAAGTTAAAAGATTAATCCAAGAGGGGAACTATGATATTACCACAAGAGCTTCAATGGAAGGAGCATTTGACTTTGGATTAGATGACAGGGGAATGATTTCTGTTATTTTATCTTTAGAGGATTCTGATTTTGAAAAGACTCTTGAAGGAAAAAAGAAAAAAGGTCTTATGCAAGATGTGTATAAGAAGGATGTTGATGGAAAGGATGCATATATAAAGTTACAGATTCTAATGAATCTCACAGTAGTCATATCCTTTCATGAATATACTTAA
- a CDS encoding mucoidy inhibitor MuiA family protein, which translates to MYKKLILILISFPVFFLGAEPVSREGKIQDVILYRNQALVTRVVEVDLKEGSHEIIVTKLPSEIIQNSLYAESVGADVRAAKLKITELKSDTDPKLAALDEKIEKANNDSIRLSKLIEVNRLKLSFLTKQEDFIATTEKVELSRGILNADTMKQLTLFNFDQKKELALEELKLQEDIKILQKEKDLLLRERKQLVKTSLKSIDASIFIDKIGSGKCEIRLYYLVQNAGWSPIYNFYSKLGSKTVRVEFNARIQQVSGENWDNINLTLSNATPALSALAPGLSPFRISLSNLGNTLGPDDLKSASQGVSKKMSAAYNKQIGAQSWNETQEGSWAMNSAANEYQNLELLAKDEDLNILKKDAKQNSSAPSVSFLLKSKVSFLSKTEQQLVKVEKSELPAKFYNVAIPLLTTYVFREAEIENDGFENLLEGQVSVYLDEKFVGHGEISNVAKGQSFVMGFGVDTQIRARRELYEKKEKILGGNKELSFKVRVILENFSKKPTDLRVLDRIPVEDEKENVRITLDLKNNTLSADELYQQYERTKGILRWDLALQPESAASKSKTLDYSYKLEFDKNLQVSLPSPAKADQMRTEFDEIQKMKYNRK; encoded by the coding sequence ATGTATAAAAAATTGATTCTAATTCTAATTTCTTTTCCAGTTTTCTTTCTAGGGGCTGAGCCTGTTAGCCGCGAAGGAAAAATACAAGATGTCATTCTTTATCGCAATCAAGCTTTGGTAACGCGAGTTGTTGAAGTTGATTTAAAAGAAGGCTCTCATGAAATTATTGTCACGAAACTTCCATCGGAGATAATACAAAATAGCCTTTACGCTGAATCTGTTGGTGCAGATGTTAGAGCTGCAAAACTGAAAATCACTGAACTAAAATCTGATACTGATCCTAAGCTTGCTGCCCTTGACGAGAAAATTGAAAAGGCAAATAATGATTCTATTCGGTTGAGCAAACTCATTGAAGTGAATCGTCTCAAGCTTTCTTTTTTAACTAAACAAGAAGATTTCATTGCTACAACAGAAAAAGTCGAACTCAGTCGTGGTATACTGAATGCTGATACAATGAAGCAGCTAACATTGTTTAACTTCGACCAAAAGAAAGAACTTGCTCTAGAAGAATTAAAATTGCAGGAAGATATTAAAATTTTACAAAAGGAGAAAGACCTCCTATTGCGGGAACGAAAACAACTTGTTAAAACTTCTCTCAAAAGTATAGATGCAAGTATCTTTATTGATAAAATTGGTAGCGGCAAATGTGAGATTAGACTCTACTATCTTGTTCAAAATGCTGGCTGGTCTCCCATTTACAATTTCTATTCTAAGCTAGGCTCAAAAACAGTTAGAGTGGAATTCAATGCCCGCATTCAACAGGTCAGTGGAGAGAATTGGGATAATATTAATTTAACCCTTTCCAATGCTACTCCCGCACTCAGTGCTCTTGCACCGGGACTATCGCCATTTCGTATTAGCCTCTCTAACCTTGGCAATACTCTTGGTCCTGATGATTTAAAGTCTGCCTCTCAAGGTGTTTCCAAAAAAATGAGTGCTGCGTATAATAAGCAAATTGGCGCTCAGAGTTGGAATGAAACGCAAGAAGGAAGTTGGGCTATGAACAGTGCGGCTAATGAATACCAAAACTTAGAGCTTCTAGCTAAAGATGAAGATTTAAACATTCTGAAAAAAGATGCAAAGCAAAATAGTTCTGCGCCGAGCGTTAGTTTTCTTCTCAAATCAAAAGTTTCTTTTCTTAGCAAAACAGAACAACAGTTGGTAAAAGTAGAAAAATCAGAATTACCTGCTAAGTTTTACAATGTTGCAATTCCTCTTCTTACTACTTACGTTTTTCGAGAGGCTGAAATCGAAAATGATGGATTTGAAAATCTTCTTGAGGGACAAGTCAGTGTTTATCTTGATGAGAAATTTGTCGGTCATGGTGAAATCTCGAATGTTGCGAAAGGTCAATCCTTTGTTATGGGATTTGGCGTTGATACACAAATTCGTGCTAGACGAGAGTTATACGAAAAGAAAGAAAAAATTCTTGGTGGTAACAAAGAACTGAGTTTTAAGGTTCGAGTCATTCTTGAAAACTTTTCTAAGAAGCCTACCGACTTACGCGTGTTAGACCGAATCCCTGTGGAAGATGAAAAAGAAAATGTTCGTATCACTTTAGATTTAAAAAACAATACTTTGAGTGCTGATGAACTCTATCAACAATACGAGCGGACAAAGGGTATTTTGCGCTGGGACTTAGCTCTTCAACCGGAAAGCGCAGCTTCTAAATCTAAAACATTAGATTATTCCTACAAATTAGAATTTGATAAAAATCTACAGGTATCGTTGCCTTCTCCCGCCAAAGCAGATCAAATGCGAACTGAGTTTGATGAAATCCAAAAAATGAAGTATAATAGGAAGTAA
- a CDS encoding PAS domain-containing methyl-accepting chemotaxis protein, giving the protein MLEFIKKYFQKDKARIEALEAENKLLKTAFWHLPHISFVRDDKGRFVLVNQNFARNFKASKMEDIIGKTDFDFNPNKEQVEKIQKQDRDIIASKEKFLPPITRYLDKDGKATYLETIKTPIIEENGTSSNILGFSMNVTEKMELQNRAEEAMNKLLAAVTDVTSKIEDILKQANSVVSSTKKQSENLSFLTDIAHQIIESNAQSIQMMSAVLYIVTNTSDIADKGGQYLELMLQSMAKIQENAKQMQGIIEMIDTIADQTNLLSLNASIESARAGSAGLGFSVVAREISKLAEQSAESTKGINQLVKQTNSIIQKGNENVTEGGETFKKIISEVGNIDSLVNSVDETMKSQTEIYNTFREKIEQINNEAIQITHITTEQMNNVHSVMDSINQLNRDFINLLTVQKTNGK; this is encoded by the coding sequence ATGTTAGAGTTTATAAAGAAATATTTCCAAAAAGATAAAGCTAGAATTGAAGCTTTAGAAGCTGAGAATAAGCTCTTAAAGACAGCATTTTGGCACCTTCCACATATTTCTTTTGTTCGAGACGATAAAGGACGATTTGTTCTTGTAAATCAAAACTTTGCCCGGAACTTCAAGGCGAGTAAGATGGAAGATATTATTGGGAAGACAGATTTCGATTTTAATCCTAATAAAGAGCAAGTTGAAAAGATTCAAAAACAAGACCGCGATATCATTGCCTCAAAAGAAAAATTTTTGCCCCCTATTACGCGATATTTGGACAAAGATGGAAAGGCGACTTATTTAGAGACGATTAAAACTCCAATCATTGAAGAGAATGGAACTTCTTCTAATATTCTTGGATTCTCGATGAATGTGACTGAGAAAATGGAATTGCAAAATCGCGCTGAAGAAGCGATGAACAAGCTATTAGCCGCCGTTACGGATGTAACATCAAAAATTGAAGACATTTTAAAACAGGCAAACTCAGTTGTAAGCAGCACCAAGAAGCAATCAGAGAATCTCAGTTTTCTAACAGACATCGCTCATCAAATCATCGAGTCAAATGCGCAGTCGATACAAATGATGTCTGCCGTTTTGTATATTGTAACTAACACGAGCGATATTGCTGATAAAGGCGGTCAATACCTGGAATTGATGTTGCAATCAATGGCAAAGATTCAAGAGAATGCAAAGCAAATGCAAGGCATTATTGAGATGATTGATACGATCGCGGATCAGACAAACTTGCTATCGCTTAACGCAAGCATAGAATCTGCAAGAGCAGGAAGTGCTGGTTTGGGGTTCTCCGTAGTTGCGAGAGAAATATCGAAGTTAGCCGAACAATCAGCAGAGAGCACAAAAGGAATTAACCAATTGGTGAAGCAGACTAACTCCATTATCCAGAAAGGAAATGAAAATGTAACCGAAGGCGGAGAAACATTTAAAAAAATTATTAGCGAAGTGGGTAATATTGATTCGCTGGTAAATTCTGTTGACGAGACAATGAAGAGTCAAACAGAAATTTACAATACTTTCCGTGAAAAGATTGAGCAAATTAACAATGAAGCAATTCAAATTACACATATTACGACAGAACAAATGAACAATGTCCATTCGGTTATGGATTCAATCAATCAACTTAACCGAGATTTCATCAATCTTTTAACGGTGCAAAAAACAAACGGGAAATAG